The proteins below are encoded in one region of Synchiropus splendidus isolate RoL2022-P1 chromosome 13, RoL_Sspl_1.0, whole genome shotgun sequence:
- the plvapa gene encoding plasmalemma vesicle associated protein a, producing MYSSGYSVVSKHGLQAQKKKYRSKGKSCGYYMRIVFFFSSLIQSLIIISLVLFLIYGKKQDSPSTSRIQDLEESFSRLSIENVALKQQRKNRTNLLNATLTEKARNDWDLMRCRFISNVSSTIIQNLDRDLQKCNRDLATLQMKIQLSAQCQPSTFSFQAIGGGCNCGHQNDRLKAELELLNSNFTQTTEILRTDKERISRERDDYRLESIQLRRDKATHEKTLEFARFKCKEDFVRSLSGISNVSKAFLQKVESLFTGIPFHITCNKQREYLEQINYNCTSLSRDVEDKFQQYLNNVGEQVASIQLENSRLKAENQRLFADYRLCNQNRTGMILQHRKNLEEVQRKNDLEKEELILEKKKLNGQKEVLESSVKLKATEVQHLKEQINLLNSTCRAGGIFGGSRLGQSNTWNNGGGSSSPGFSQNSRGGLGSSSFGSNSRFGSTGFGLNRQGSTGLGSTGIGSVGTNSNFGSAGTGLNKQSSPGLGSTSIGSTGSGSSFGSIGSGLNKQSSTGLGSTGFGSTGSSSNFGSTGLNRQSSTGSGSTGIGSTGSSSNFGSTGLNRQSSTGSGSTGIGSTGSSSNFGSTGLNRQSSTGSGSTGIGSTGSSSYFGSTGSGLNRQGSTGLGSTDVGSNKQSSTGLGSLGFGSAGSSSSFGSTGSGLNKQSSTGLGSSSLGLNKQGSTGSGSASSSSSETSLNKQASSGRSSSFGSTGSSTSQSSTGTSSSKETESTSSTSRSSGFSWFGLGSSSSKPSTGSGTGTGSGTGTGTGTGTGRGSSGSSFSLGTRTSSFGGGSVSVAQHLQDLQRIINPSAPQEKQELSHMLG from the exons ATGTACAGCAGCGGATACTCCGTGGTGTCCAAGCACGGGCTGCAGGCCCAGAAGAAGAAGTACCGGTCAAAGGGCAAGAGCTGCGGTTACTACATGCGcatcgtcttcttcttctcgtcTCTCATCCAGTcgctcatcatcatcagcctgGTGCTGTTCCTCATCTATGGCAAGAAGCAGGACTCGCCCTCCACCTCCCGCATCCAGGACCTGGAGGAGTCCTTCAGCCGACTCTCCATCGAGAATGTGGCcttgaagcagcagaggaagaaccGGACCAACCTGCTCAACGCCACGCTGACCGAGAAGGCCCGGAACGACTGGGACCTGATGAGATGCAGATTCATCTCCAATGTCTCCTCCACCATCATTCAGAACCTGGACAGGGACCTG CAAAAATGTAACCGGGACCTGGCGACACTACAAATGAAGATCCAGCTTTCTGCCCAATGTCAACCCTCCA CATTCAGCTTTCAGGCGATTGGCGGCGGCTGTAACTGTGGCCACCAGAATGATCGTCTGAAGGCTGAACTTGAACTTCTGAATTCCAACTTCACCCAGACGACAGAGATCTTGAGGACTGACAAAGAGCGGATCTCCAGAGAAAGAGACGACTACAGACTAGAGTCCATCCAACTGAGGAGAGACAAGGCGACGCATGAGAAGACGCTGGAGTTCGCCAGGTTCAAGTGTAAAGAGGACTTTGTTCGCTCGCTCAGCGGAATTTCCAATGTGTCAAAAGCCTTCCTTCAGAAGGTCGAGTCTCTCTTCACCGGCATTCCCTTCCACATCACCTGCAACAAGCAGAGAGAATACCTGGAGCAGATCAACTACAACTGCACCAGTCTGTCCAGGGACGTGGAGGACAAGTTCCAGCAGTACCTGAACAATGTGGGCGAGCAGGTGGCCAGCATCCAGCTGGAGAACAGCCGCCTGAAGGCTGAGAACCAGCGGCTGTTCGCAGACTACCGCTTGTGCAACCAGAACCGCACTGGGATGATCCTGCAGCACCGAAAGAACCTGGAGGAGGTTCAGCGCAAGAACGACCTGGAAAAGGAAGAGCTGAttctggagaagaagaaactgAATGGACAGAAGGAAGTTCTGGAGAGCAGCGTCAAACTGAAAGCCACAGAAGTGCAACACCTGAAAGAGCAAATCAATCTGCTCAACAGCACCTGCAGG GCTGGTGGGATTTTCGGAGGGTCAAGACTGGGCCAGTCCAACACGTGGAACAACGGCGGAGGATCCAGTTCTCCTGGTTTTAGCCAGAATAGTCGAGGTGGATTAGGCTCTAGTAGCTTTGGGTCAAATTCAAGGTTTGGTTCGACTGGGTTCGGGCTCAATAGGCAAGGATCTACAGGATTGGGTTCCACTGGCATTGGGTCTGTTGGGACCAATTCAAATTTTGGGTCAGCTGGGACTGGGTTAAATAAACAGAGCTCACCAGGGTTAGGCTCCACGAGCATCGGGTCAACTGGATCCGGGTCAAGCTTCGGTTCCATTGGATCCGGGTTGAATAAGCAGAGCTCAACTGGGTTAGGTTCCACAGGCTTTGGATCAACAGGATCCAGTTCAAATTTTGGTTCGACTGGATTAAATAGACAGAGCTCAACTGGGTCAGGCTCCACAGGCATTGGATCAACAGGATCCAGTTCAAATTTTGGTTCGACTGGATTAAATAGACAGAGCTCAACTGGGTCAGGCTCCACAGGCATTGGATCAACAGGATCCAGTTCAAATTTTGGTTCGACTGGATTAAATAGACAGAGCTCAACTGGGTCAGGCTCCACAGGCATTGGATCTACAGGGTCCAGCTCATATTTTGGTTCAACTGGATCTGGGTTAAACAGACAAGGATCTACAGGACTGGGCTCCACAGACGTTGGGTCAAATAAGCAGAGCTCAACTGGGTTAGGTTCTTTAGGTTTTGGGTCGGCTGGGTCTAGCTCAAGTTTTGGTTCAACAGGGTCCGGGTTAAATAAGCAGAGCTCAACAGGGCTGGGGTCTTCCAGCCTGGGGCTTAACAAGCAAGGGTCCACTGGGTCGGGTTCTGCATCCTCTAGCTCCAGTGAAACAAGTCTGAACAAACAAGCAAGCAGCGGGAGGAGCTCCTCATTTGGGTCCACTGGATCAAGCACAAGTCAGAGTTCAACCGGGACCAGTTCTAGTAAAGAAACTGAGTCAACAAGCTCAACAAGTAGAAGCTCCGGATTTTCCTGGTTCGGGTTAGGATCCAGCAGCAGTAAACCCAGTACCGGATCTGGAACTGGAACCGGATCTGGAACTGGGACTGGAACTGGAACTGGGACTGGAAGGGGATCAAGTGGCTCTTCATTCAGCCTGGGAACAAGAACAAGCAGCTTCGGAGGCGGCTCAG TCAGTGTCGCTCAACATCTTCAAGACCTGCAGCGGATCATCAACCCATCAGCACCTCA GGAGAAACAGGAGCTGTCTCACATGCTGGGTTAG